The Cucurbita pepo subsp. pepo cultivar mu-cu-16 chromosome LG08, ASM280686v2, whole genome shotgun sequence genome contains a region encoding:
- the LOC111800837 gene encoding monothiol glutaredoxin-S10-like yields the protein MDRIAKVASQKAVVIFSKSSCCMSHAIKRLFYDQGVSPAVYELDEDSRGKEIEWALLRLGCNPSVPAVFIGGRFVGSANAIITLHLNGCLNKLLKEAGALWL from the coding sequence ATGGACCGGATAGCGAAAGTGGCGTCACAGAAAGCGGTGGTGATATTCAGCAAGAGCTCGTGCTGCATGAGCCATGCAATCAAGCGGCTATTTTACGACCAAGGGGTGAGCCCCGCCGTGTACGAGCTGGACGAGGACTCGAGAGGGAAGGAGATTGAGTGGGCTCTTTTACGCCTCGGCTGCAACCCCTCCGTGCCCGCCGTCTTCATCGGTGGTCGCTTCGTCGGCTCCGCCAATGCCATCATCACCCTCCACCTCAATGGCTGCCTCAATAAATTGCTCAAGGAAGCCGGCGCCCTTTGGCTCTGA
- the LOC111800017 gene encoding serine/threonine-protein kinase PBL27-like — protein MGGCFPCFGSSDRNGAKEATKKDSAKDGATALSHRVSRVSSDKSKTWSVSDAKNEPTVQKEGTTAHIAAQTFTFRELATATKNFRPECLLGEGGFGRVYKGRLESTGQVVAVKQLDRNGLQGNREFLVEVLMLSLLHHPNLVNLIGYCADGDQRLLVYEFMPLGSLEDHLHDFPPDKEPLNWNTRMKIAAGAAKGLEYLHDKANPPVIYRDLKSSNILLDEGYHPKLSDFGLAKLGPVGDKTHVSTRVMGTYGYCAPEYAMTGQLTLKSDVYSFGVVFLELITGRKAIDNTRGPGEHNLVAWARPLFKDRRKFPKMADPLLQGRYPTRGLYQALAVAAMCLQEQAATRPLIGDVVTALTYLASQTYDPNTAASQSNRMSGTTPRSRDERRGLPDGLDSPDERGRGRCSPSNYRNCGGTELSRIDTEGGSGRKWELDELEQQESLRDSPAYTGQARETPKIRDVNRERAVAEAKMWGENWKERNQANVQGSFDSSRE, from the exons ATGGGTGGTTGTTTTCCTTGTTTTGGATCATCCGATCGTAATGGCGCAAAGGAAGCTACTAAGAAGGATTCAGCTAAGGATGGCGCCACCGCGCTGTCTCATCGTGTTAGCAGAGTGAGCTCAG ATAAATCGAAGACATGGAGTGTATCTGATGCTAAGAACGAACCAACTGTTCAAAAGGAGGGAACAACGGCACATATTGCAGCTCAAACGTTTACGTTTCGGGAGCTTGCTACAGCGACAAAGAACTTTAGACCTGAATGCTTATTGGGAGAAGGGGGGTTTGGACGAGTTTACAAGGGCCGCTTGGAGAGCACGGGACAG GTAGTGGCTGTGAAGCAGCTCGACCGTAATGGTCTTCAAGGAAATCGGGAATTTTTGGTTGAAGTTCTAATGCTTAGCCTGTTACATCACCCAAATCTTGTTAACTTGATCGGCTATTGTGCTGATGGCGATCAACGGCTTCTTGTTTACGAGTTCATGCCATTGGGGTCGTTGGAAGATCATTTACATG ATTTTCCACCAGATAAGGAGCCCTTGAATTGGAATACTAGAATGAAGATCGCAGCTGGTGCTGCAAAAGGATTGGAATATTTGCATGACAAAGCGAACCCGCCTGTTATATATCGAGACTTGAAGTCGTCCAATATTCTTCTAGACGAGGGCTACCATCCCAAGCTGTCAGATTTCGGTCTTGCGAAACTAGGTCCAGTTGGTGATAAGACTCACGTCTCGACGAGAGTAATGGGAACATATGGTTATTGTGCTCCGGAGTATGCTATGACTGGTCAACTCACTCTCAAGTCGGATGTATATAGTTTTGGAGTCGTCTTTCTTGAACTTATCACAGGGCGCAAGGCGATCGATAATACCAGAGGTCCGGGAGAGCATAATCTTGTAGCGTGG GCTCGGCCACTTTTTAAAGATCGTCGAAAGTTCCCTAAGATGGCCGATCCGCTGCTGCAAGGTCGTTATCCCACGCGGGGGCTTTATCAGGCATTGGCAGTTGCAGCAATGTGCTTGCAAGAGCAAGCTGCTACTCGACCTCTAATCGGGGACGTAGTTACTGCTCTGACGTATTTAGCCTCGCAAACTTATGATCCTAATACAGCTGCTTCTCAAAGCAATCGAATGAGTGGTACTACTCCACGATCCCGAGATGAGCGAAGAGGCTTGCCAGATGGATTGGATAGCCCTGATGAGCGTGGTCGTGGACGTTGTTCCCCGTCAAACTACAGAAACTGTGGAGGTACCGAGCTAAGCAGAATTGACACGGAAGGCGGGTCTGGTCGAAAATGGGAATTGGATGAGTTAGAACAACAAGAGTCTCTACGAGACAGTCCTGCATATACAGGACAAGCAAGGGAAACACCGAAGATCCGCGACGTAAACAGAGAACGTGCAGTTGCAGAAGCAAAAATGTGGGGTGAAAACTGGAAAGAGAGAAACCAGGCGAACGTGCAAGGCAGCTTCGACAGTTCACGAGAATGA
- the LOC111800018 gene encoding probable feruloyl esterase A yields MYPGMPDAMVHHGFYFAYHNTTIRPAIVSAVERARKFYGNLDIMVTGHSMGGAMAAFCGLDLAVSHNYQNVQVMTFGQPRIGNAVFASYYSNIVPNTFRVTNGNDIVPHLPPFYSYFPRKTYRHFPREVWLYDVGFGSFIYQVEKVCDGSGEDPSCSRSVSGKSVSDHLVYYGVELSSPAWRSCRFVMDPPLAASYGTTDLNGNRVFSRDPEIPLIRLKEPSSLGGKSW; encoded by the exons ATGTACCCTGGCATGCCGGATGCAATG GTGCACCATGGGTTTTATTTTGCTTATCACAATACAACAATACGCCCTGCGATAGTAAGTGCTGTTGAAAGAGCCAGGAAGTTCTATGGTAACCTTGACATCATGGTGACTGGACATTCAATGGGAGGGGCAATGGCAGCATTTTGTGGCCTGGATCTTGCA GTTAGCCACAATTACCAGAATGTCCAGGTTATGACATTTGGACAGCCTCGTATTGGCAATGCAGTCTTTGCATCTTACTATAGCAATATAGTGCCAAATACATTTCGAGTTACAAATGGAAATGATATCGTCCCCCATTTGCCTccattttattcttattttcctAGAAAGACATATCGCCATTTTCCTAGAGAG GTGTGGCTTTATGATGTTGGATTTGGAAGTTTCATTTATCAAGTTGAAAAGGTTTGTGATGGTTCTGGTGAAGACCCATCTTGTAGCAG GTCTGTCTCTGGAAAAAGTGTTTCAGATCATTTGGTGTACTATGGGGTTGAGCTAAGTAGTCCAGCATGGAGATCATGTAGATTTGTGATGGATCCTCCTCTGGCGGCATCGTATGGAACGACCGATCTGAATGGTAACAGAGTTTTCTCTAGGGATCCTGAAATTCCTCTTATCAGATTGAAGGAACCGTCCTCACTCGGAGGTAAATCCTGGTAG
- the LOC111799719 gene encoding cilia- and flagella-associated protein 251-like, protein MGCGESKLAVATADGSLPRKKSSASRTKSSRKAVDGSKSGADLPVADLKVGEEKIDGDVKVKSDNKMEQRVEEKSDVQKIDGSVKIETKNKPEQQEEKKSDEEKINSAVKIETENKTEQQEAKKSVEEKISSAVKIEPEIKTEQQEEKKSVEEKIISSAVKIEPVNKTEQQEEKKSVEEKIISSAVKIEPVNKTEQQEEKKSVEEKIISSAVKIEPVNKTEQQEEKKSVEEKIISSAVKIEPVNKTEQQEEKKSDEEKINSAVNIESKNKTEQREEKKNGEEKINSAVKIEPENKTEQREEKKNGEEKINSAVKIEPENKTDQREEKKSNGDAAEVQQVEKEVAKTEKKITGDGEKKEKDVVNGGTVEKQVAGETKTEKDAVVKGGGIEVEQGVKPAKEKQLAGETKDEKKEGSNNGVVVVEQVIKPVEEPKIGEGEGEAVKVKEAAEAQSSGSPLPTQEKTVKDANENAADLAVKEKK, encoded by the exons ATGGGCTGCGGAGAGTCGAAACTTGCTGTGGCCACCGCCGATGGTAGCCTCCCCCGCAAGAAATCTAGTGCCAGCCGAACCAAGAGCAGTCGCAAAGCCGTCGATGGATCGAAGAGCGGCGCCGATTTACCTGTGGCTGATTTGAAGGTCGGTGAGGAGAAAATCGACGGCGATGTGAAGGTTAAATCGGATAACAAAATGGAGCAGCGAGTAGAGGAGAAGAGCGATGTGCAGAAAATTGACGGCTCTGTGAAGATTGAAACGAAGAACAAGCCTGAGCAgcaagaagagaagaagagcgaTGAGGAGAAAATCAATAGCGCTGTGAAGATTGAAACGGAGAACAAGACTGAACAGCAAGAAGCGAAGAAGAGCGTTGAGGAGAAAATCAGTAGCGCTGTGAAGATTGAACCGGAGATCAAGACAGAGCAgcaggaagagaagaagagcgTTGAGGAGAAAATAATCAGTAGCGCTGTGAAGATTGAACCGGTGAACAAGACAGAGCAgcaggaagagaagaagagcgTTGAGGAGAAAATAATCAGTAGCGCTGTGAAGATTGAACCGGTGAACAAGACAGAGCAgcaggaagagaagaagagcgTTGAGGAGAAAATAATCAGTAGCGCTGTGAAGATTGAACCGGTGAACAAGACAGAGCAgcaggaagagaagaagagcgTTGAGGAGAAAATAATCAGTAGCGCTGTGAAGATTGAACCGGTGAACAAGACAGAGCAgcaagaagagaagaaaagcgaTGAGGAGAAAATCAATAGCGCTGTGAATATTGAATCGAAAAACAAAACGGAGCAgcgagaagagaagaagaacgGGGAGGAGAAAATCAATAGCGCTGTGAAGATTGAACCGGAGAACAAAACGGAGCAgcgagaagagaagaagaacgGGGAGGAGAAAATCAATAGCGCTGTGAAGATTGAACCAGAGAACAAAACAGATCAACGCGAGGAAAAGAAGAGCAATGGCGATGCGGCGGAGGTCCAGCAAGTGGAGAAGGAGGTAGcgaaaacagagaagaaaataaccGGCGACGgcgagaagaaggagaaggacgTCGTTAATGGCGGTACTGTTGAAAAACAGGTGGCCGGCGAGACGAAAACAGAGAAGGACGCTGTTGTTAAGGGTGGTGGAATCGAAGTAGAGCAGGGAGTTAAACCTGCCAAAGAGAAGCAATTGGCCGGAGAAACGAAGGACGAGAAGAAGGAAGGCAGCAACAATGGCGTCGTCGTCGTCGAACAAGTAATCAAACCTGTTGAAGAACCGAAAATTG gagaaggagaaggagaggCAGTGAAAGTGAAAGAAGCAGCAGAAGCACAAAGCTCAGGCAGTCCCCTTCCCACACAGGAGAAGACTGTGAAAGATGCCAAT GAAAATGCAGCTGATTTGGCagtgaaggaaaagaaatag
- the LOC111800726 gene encoding E3 ubiquitin-protein ligase MIEL1, which translates to MEVSADDRFDFGKMGYGCKHYRRRCKIRAPCCNEIYPCRHCHNEATSVMTRPFDRHELNRFDVKQVVCAVCDTEQPVARVCTNCGVNMGEYFCEICKFYDDDIEKGQFHCEDCGICRVGGQENYFHCKKCGSCYSVNLRDNHSCIENSMQHHCPICYEYLFDSLKDVAVMKCGHTMHRECYFEMIIRDKYCCPICSKSVIDMSKAWKQLDEEIEATVMPEEYRDKKVWILCNDCNDTTEACFHIIGQKCSHCQSYNTRAIAPPVLPQ; encoded by the exons ATGGAAGTCTCAGCCGATGATCGTTTCGATTTTGGGAAGATGGGCTATGG ATGCAAGCATTATCGCAGGAGATGTAAGATTCGAGCCCCATGTTGTAATGAAATCTACCCCTGTCGCCATTGCCATAACGAAGCTACG AGTGTGATGACCAGACCCTTTGATCGTCATGAACTCAACCGTTTCGATGTTAAACAA GTCGTCTGTGCGGTTTGTGACACGGAGCAGCCA GTTGCTCGAGTTTGCACGAATTGTGGGGTTAATATGGGGGAGTATTTCTGTGAAATATGCAAAttctatgatgatgat ATTGAGAAGGGGCAGTTCCACTGTGAGGATTGTGGGATTTGTAG GGTTGGCGGTCAAGAAAACTATTTTCATTGCAAGAAGTGTG GATCATGTTACTCCGTGAATTTGCGTGACAATCATTCGTGTATCGAGAACTCTATGCAGCACCATTGTCCAATATGTTATGAG TACCTCTTCGACTCGCTGAAAGACGTTGCTGTTATGAAATGTGGACACACGATGCATCGCGAATGTTACTTCGAGATGATAATACGTGATAA ATACTGCTGTCCAATTTGCTCTAAGTCGGTTATCGACATGTCCAAAGCGTGGAAACAATTAGACGAGgag ATTGAAGCAACAGTCATGCCGGAGGAATATCGTGACAAAAAG GTATGGATTTTGTGCAACGACTGCAACGACACGACTGAAGCGTGCTTTCACATAATCGGGCAGAAATGCAGCCACTGCCAATCGTACAACACGCGCGCCATAGCTCCTCCAGTTCTCCCACAGTGA